The sequence below is a genomic window from Gemmatimonadota bacterium.
GACGCCGGCGCTCGATCATTTCTGCCGTGACCTGACGCAGTTGGCCGCCGAAGGCCAACTCGATCCCACGATCGGACGCCACAAGGAAATCCAGCGGGTCATGGAGATTCTGGCCCGCCGGAAGAAGAACAACCCGGTACTGATCGGCGAGCCGGGAGTCGGCAAGACGGCCATCGTCGAGGGGCTCGCGATCATGATCGCGACCAATACCTGTCCCGATGTGTTGCGCGACCATCGGGTGCTGTCGCTCGACATGGCGGCGGTGATTGCCGGAACCAAGTATCGGGGCCAGTTCGAGGAGCGGCTCAAAGCGGTAATGAACGAAATCGCCCAGAACAAGAGCATCATCCTGTTCATCGACGAGTTGCACACCCTGGTCGGGGCCGGGGCCGCCGAAGGCGCCATCGATGCGTCGAACATGTTGAAGCCGGCGTTGGCCCGTGGCGAGTTGCAGTGTGTCGGCGCCTCAACGCTGAACGAATATCGCAAGTACATCGAGAAGGATGGGGCGCTCGAGCGCCGGTTCCAGGCCGTGGTCGTCGATCCGCCATCGGTCGACGAGACGATCGAGATCCTCAAGGGCCTCCGTAAGAAATACGAAGACCATCACCGCGTGGTGATTCCGGACGAGTCGCTCAAGGCGGCGGCGGAACTGTCCGAGCGGTACATCACCGATCGGTTTCTCCCGGACAAGGCGATCGACGTGATCGACGAGGCGGGCGCCCGGGCCCGGTTGGCCACCCAGGCTCCTCCGCCGGAGTTGTCACAGCTCAAGGCCGAGCTGGACAAGGTCAATCAGGAAAAAGAGAACGCCGTTCGCGACCAGAACTTCGAGCGCGCCGCGGCGCTTCGGGATTCCGAGCGCGATCTCCAAAACAAGATTCGGTTGAAGCAAGAGGAGTGGGAGCGTGACCGCCAGAGTCGGCGGCCGGTGATCGACGAGGAAGCCATTGGGTTCATCGTGTCCCGGTGGACTGGGATTCCGCTGACTCGGCTTCAAGAAGCGGAGACGTCGCGGCTGCTGCGGATGGAAGACGAGATCCACAAGTCGGTGGTCGGCCAGGAAGAGGCGATTGCGGCGGTGTCCCGAGCGATTCGGCGGTCGCGGGCCGGCCTGAAGGACCCCCGTCGACCCATTGGCTCCTTCATCTTTTCCGGACCGACCGGCGTCGGGAAGACCGAAGTGGCGCGTTCGCTCGCCATGTTCTTGTTCTCCGACCCGGCGGCCCTGATTCGGGTCGACATGTCCGAGTACATGGAGAAGTTCTCGGTGTCGCGGCTGATCGGCGCGCCTCCCGGATACGTCGGCTACGAAGACTCCGGTACGCTGACCAAAGCGGTCCGTCGGAAGCCGTACTCAGTGGTGCTCCTCGACGAAATCGAGAAGGCTCACCCGGATGTATTCAATATCCTGCTTCAGGTGCTCGATGAGGGTCATCTGACCGACAATTACGGGCGCATCATCGACTTCAAGAACACCGTCGTGATCATGACCTCGAACGTCGGCGCCCGGGACATCACCCAGAACAAGTCGCTGGGATTTCACCAGGCCGGGGGGGCGCACTCGTTCGCCAAGATTGCCGAAACCGTGAAGGAAGAGA
It includes:
- a CDS encoding ATP-dependent Clp protease ATP-binding subunit, translated to MNGYNFTDRVRKVLQMAREEAARLHHEYVGTEHILLGLIREGEGVAAAVLTNLSVDLEEVQQKIEETVKKGKASSAPGPDLPYTSRAKKVLELAMTEARELNHSYVGTEHLLLGLLREEKGIAAQVLTDAGVTLEQSRAETLRLLGSEMPPQSSGVAPSPPPSSPAQKSEKKSKTPALDHFCRDLTQLAAEGQLDPTIGRHKEIQRVMEILARRKKNNPVLIGEPGVGKTAIVEGLAIMIATNTCPDVLRDHRVLSLDMAAVIAGTKYRGQFEERLKAVMNEIAQNKSIILFIDELHTLVGAGAAEGAIDASNMLKPALARGELQCVGASTLNEYRKYIEKDGALERRFQAVVVDPPSVDETIEILKGLRKKYEDHHRVVIPDESLKAAAELSERYITDRFLPDKAIDVIDEAGARARLATQAPPPELSQLKAELDKVNQEKENAVRDQNFERAAALRDSERDLQNKIRLKQEEWERDRQSRRPVIDEEAIGFIVSRWTGIPLTRLQEAETSRLLRMEDEIHKSVVGQEEAIAAVSRAIRRSRAGLKDPRRPIGSFIFSGPTGVGKTEVARSLAMFLFSDPAALIRVDMSEYMEKFSVSRLIGAPPGYVGYEDSGTLTKAVRRKPYSVVLLDEIEKAHPDVFNILLQVLDEGHLTDNYGRIIDFKNTVVIMTSNVGARDITQNKSLGFHQAGGAHSFAKIAETVKEEIGKVFNPEFLNRVDDVIVFHPLDKEHIVKVVAILLKDLDKRVGREVRLTAAAADFLVTKGYDQNYGARPLKRAIQKYIEDPLSERLLSGEITRGEEFEVDIAPEGDRLMFRAFSGTHP